The following are encoded together in the Bacillus cereus group sp. RP43 genome:
- the spoVR gene encoding stage V sporulation protein SpoVR produces the protein MRASDDKALQYAIAEITEIATGFGLDFYPMRYEVCPAEIIYTFGAYGMPTRFSHWSFGKQFFRMKLQYDLGLSKIYELVINSDPCYAFLLDTNSLIQNKLIVAHVLAHCDFFKNNIRFSNTKRDMVESMAATADRVKAYEHKYGREEVETFLDAVLAIQEHIDPSLMRPKLAWSIGDLEEDVEKKKISQYDDLWNLDDRNKKRERPNMNKKKKIPPQPEKDLLLFIEEYSRELEEWQRDILTMMREEMLYFWPQLETKIMNEGWASFWHQRILREMDLTSSEAIEFAKLNAGVVQPSKTSINPYYLGIKMFEDIEERYNNPTEEMKRRGVKPGSGRDKIFEVREIEWDVSFLRNYLNKKLVMREDMYLFQRQGKEYKVIDKEWEHVRDQLVNMRTNGGFPYLVVEDGDYLKNGELYIKHSYEGIELDLKYLEKVLPYLHQLWGRTVHMESIVESKGVVFSYDGKMVHRKYV, from the coding sequence ATGAGAGCAAGTGATGATAAAGCACTACAATATGCGATTGCTGAAATTACGGAAATTGCGACTGGATTTGGTCTTGATTTTTATCCGATGCGCTATGAAGTATGCCCAGCGGAAATTATTTATACATTTGGTGCATATGGGATGCCGACGAGGTTTTCGCATTGGAGTTTTGGAAAGCAATTTTTCAGAATGAAATTACAATACGATTTAGGACTTAGTAAAATTTATGAACTCGTTATTAACTCTGATCCATGTTACGCCTTTTTATTAGATACGAATTCTTTAATTCAAAATAAATTAATCGTGGCGCACGTTTTAGCGCACTGTGATTTCTTCAAAAATAATATTCGTTTCTCTAATACGAAACGCGATATGGTGGAGAGTATGGCAGCGACAGCAGATCGTGTGAAGGCGTATGAACATAAGTATGGAAGAGAAGAGGTAGAAACATTTTTAGATGCCGTACTTGCCATTCAAGAACATATTGATCCATCGCTTATGCGTCCGAAACTTGCTTGGAGTATTGGAGATTTAGAAGAGGATGTAGAAAAGAAAAAGATATCACAGTACGATGATTTATGGAATTTAGATGATCGAAACAAAAAGAGGGAACGACCTAATATGAATAAAAAGAAGAAAATCCCACCGCAGCCAGAAAAAGATTTACTCCTCTTTATTGAAGAATATAGCCGTGAGCTAGAAGAGTGGCAGCGCGACATATTAACGATGATGCGCGAGGAAATGTTATATTTCTGGCCACAGCTTGAAACGAAGATTATGAATGAAGGCTGGGCTTCCTTCTGGCATCAACGCATACTTCGTGAAATGGACTTAACATCTTCTGAAGCAATCGAATTCGCGAAGCTTAACGCAGGTGTCGTACAGCCATCAAAAACAAGTATTAATCCATACTACCTCGGTATTAAAATGTTCGAAGATATTGAAGAGCGCTATAATAACCCGACAGAAGAAATGAAACGACGCGGTGTGAAACCTGGTTCTGGTCGTGACAAAATCTTTGAAGTACGGGAAATTGAATGGGATGTATCGTTCCTAAGAAACTATTTAAATAAAAAACTTGTAATGAGAGAAGATATGTACTTATTCCAGCGCCAAGGAAAAGAATATAAAGTAATTGATAAAGAATGGGAGCATGTGCGTGATCAACTTGTAAATATGCGTACTAATGGAGGTTTCCCGTACTTAGTAGTAGAAGATGGAGACTACTTAAAGAATGGGGAATTGTACATTAAACATAGCTATGAAGGAATTGAACTAGATTTGAAATACTTAGAAAAGGTATTACCGTATCTTCATCAGTTATGGGGAAGAACGGTGCATATGGAGTCGATTGTGGAAAGTAAGGGCGTTGTGTTTTCTTATGATGGGAAGATGGTGCATCGGAAGTATGTATAA
- a CDS encoding spore germination protein, protein MFRLSSKKKKKTICSIPEFIHTMKESSDFVSYNIVEDGTLCLFYYKSTAESLLINRFILTPIKRELDHIENISDIANIVTLEEIITGPTIDDIREKLLSGYVLIQLKNDSQIAEYALIRAESSVLGTRLYNDTENEYSVIGPKVGFVENIDTNIHLLRRNIVTEQLVFKQVVVGSISKTKVVVAYIEGITNEQHVNTAMQRLQDIDFDVPFDATMIEQFISDNSNSPFPVLLPTERLDRSVYALLNGGVVILTDGSPYALAGPATLLDFFVSPEDYYLPWIAGSFLRMVRFFGAAFSLFSSAIYTAVLTYHYQMIPADLLGPIIFSRANVPFPPILEALFLEITIELLREAGARLPTKVGQTIGIVGGIVIGQASVQAALTSTILLIAVALSALASFTTPTVKMSSTIRILRFPLILLAGAFGGLGLIVGFVFILAHLIRLKSLGSPYLLPLYPFRGLGTAEGLLRLPFSQTAGRSSFLRPKKKWRYDPNQAKEKRDGEEK, encoded by the coding sequence ATGTTTCGTTTATCGTCTAAAAAGAAGAAAAAAACAATCTGTTCTATTCCGGAGTTTATCCATACTATGAAAGAATCGAGTGATTTCGTTTCTTATAACATCGTAGAAGATGGGACATTATGTTTGTTTTACTATAAATCTACGGCTGAATCACTCCTCATTAATCGATTCATTTTAACACCTATAAAAAGAGAATTAGATCACATTGAAAATATAAGCGATATAGCAAATATCGTCACACTTGAGGAGATTATCACTGGCCCTACTATTGATGACATTCGTGAAAAATTATTAAGTGGGTATGTACTTATACAACTAAAAAATGATTCTCAAATCGCAGAATATGCACTTATTCGTGCTGAAAGTTCCGTTTTAGGTACACGGTTATATAACGATACAGAAAATGAATATAGTGTCATCGGTCCAAAAGTTGGATTTGTTGAAAATATTGATACAAATATACACTTACTTCGCCGGAATATTGTAACGGAGCAATTAGTTTTCAAACAAGTTGTAGTTGGCTCTATATCAAAAACAAAAGTCGTAGTTGCTTACATCGAAGGCATTACGAATGAACAGCACGTTAATACTGCAATGCAGCGCCTACAAGACATTGACTTTGATGTTCCTTTCGATGCGACTATGATTGAACAGTTTATTAGTGATAACAGCAACTCTCCCTTCCCTGTTTTACTCCCTACAGAGCGTTTAGATCGCTCCGTTTATGCATTATTGAATGGGGGAGTTGTCATTTTAACAGACGGTTCACCATATGCATTAGCTGGACCAGCGACATTACTCGATTTCTTCGTCTCTCCAGAAGATTATTATTTACCATGGATAGCAGGCTCATTTCTTCGAATGGTTCGCTTCTTCGGAGCAGCATTCTCGCTATTTTCATCAGCTATTTATACAGCTGTATTAACGTATCACTATCAAATGATTCCTGCGGATTTACTAGGTCCGATTATTTTTTCAAGAGCTAATGTACCCTTTCCGCCCATTTTAGAAGCACTTTTTTTAGAAATCACAATCGAATTGCTCCGTGAAGCTGGAGCACGATTACCTACAAAAGTTGGACAAACAATCGGCATCGTTGGCGGGATTGTAATTGGCCAAGCATCTGTTCAGGCTGCTTTAACGAGTACCATTTTATTAATTGCAGTTGCTTTATCAGCACTCGCTTCTTTTACAACACCAACTGTAAAAATGTCTTCTACTATCCGGATACTACGATTTCCACTTATTCTTTTAGCTGGTGCATTTGGGGGCTTAGGTCTCATTGTAGGATTCGTATTCATATTAGCTCATTTAATTCGCTTAAAATCACTTGGATCACCTTATTTATTACCTTTATATCCATTTCGCGGTTTAGGGACAGCAGAGGGGCTCCTTCGCTTGCCATTTAGTCAAACTGCTGGACGTTCCTCTTTTCTAAGACCAAAAAAGAAATGGCGCTATGATCCGAACCAAGCGAAAGAAAAACGTGATGGTGAGGAAAAATGA
- a CDS encoding rhodanese-like domain-containing protein codes for MNTILSTLFIVLAAWFVISRFLPVKGVQNINGKELKSIVGKKGKQFIDVRTVGEYRGNHMKGFQNIPLNELASEANQLDKNKEVIVICQSGMRSKQAAKVLKKLGFQRIINVSGGMNAL; via the coding sequence ATGAATACAATATTAAGTACGCTTTTCATTGTACTTGCTGCATGGTTTGTTATTTCACGTTTTTTACCGGTGAAAGGTGTTCAAAATATAAATGGAAAAGAATTAAAGAGTATAGTGGGGAAAAAGGGAAAACAATTTATCGATGTTCGTACAGTAGGTGAATATAGAGGAAATCATATGAAAGGATTTCAGAATATCCCGCTAAATGAGTTAGCTAGTGAAGCAAATCAGTTAGATAAAAATAAGGAAGTAATTGTTATTTGTCAGAGCGGGATGAGAAGTAAGCAAGCGGCAAAAGTATTAAAGAAATTAGGATTTCAGCGCATTATAAATGTTTCAGGCGGTATGAACGCTTTGTAA
- a CDS encoding metal-sensitive transcriptional regulator — MEYNQDMKNRLKRIEGQVRGVLRMMEEGKDCRDVITQLTASRSALDRTIGLVVGTNLEQCLREQFEKGNGSNEELIKEAVQLLVKSR, encoded by the coding sequence GTGGAATATAATCAAGATATGAAAAATAGATTGAAACGTATTGAAGGTCAAGTTCGTGGTGTGCTTCGCATGATGGAAGAGGGAAAAGATTGCCGAGATGTTATTACACAGTTAACTGCATCCCGTTCTGCGCTAGATCGTACAATTGGACTCGTTGTGGGAACAAATTTAGAGCAATGTTTGCGCGAGCAGTTTGAAAAAGGTAATGGTTCAAATGAAGAATTAATTAAAGAAGCTGTTCAATTACTTGTAAAAAGCCGATAA
- a CDS encoding sulfurtransferase TusA family protein: protein MMNIKQVLDAKGLACPMPIVRTKKAMDMLQSGEVLEVHVTDKGSVKDIPAWSKTGGHEIVKHNIEDDVLKFWIKKA from the coding sequence ATGATGAATATAAAACAAGTGTTAGATGCGAAAGGTTTAGCATGTCCGATGCCGATTGTAAGAACGAAGAAAGCGATGGATATGTTACAGTCTGGAGAAGTGTTAGAAGTACATGTAACAGATAAAGGATCAGTAAAAGATATTCCAGCATGGTCAAAAACAGGCGGTCATGAAATAGTAAAGCATAATATAGAGGACGATGTACTGAAGTTTTGGATTAAGAAGGCGTAG
- a CDS encoding sulfurtransferase TusA family protein, translated as MSIKVDMNLDCKGLACPMPIVKTKKAMEGLASGQVIEIEATDKGSTLDIQSWSSKVGHQYIGTKQEGNILMHYVRKAHEHEVNEVVKYLHTITNGELQNILLSGEECTVLDVREAAEFAFGHISSAISVPLGELDSAMFDGAKPIYVVCRTGNRSDIACQVLKERGFLNVKNVIPGMLEWQGSMEK; from the coding sequence ATGAGTATAAAAGTGGATATGAATTTAGATTGTAAAGGTTTGGCTTGTCCAATGCCGATTGTGAAGACGAAAAAGGCGATGGAGGGGTTGGCATCAGGGCAAGTTATTGAAATAGAGGCGACAGATAAAGGTTCTACGCTAGATATTCAAAGTTGGTCAAGTAAAGTAGGGCATCAATATATCGGAACGAAACAAGAGGGAAATATATTGATGCATTATGTAAGAAAAGCTCACGAACATGAAGTAAATGAAGTTGTAAAGTATCTTCATACAATTACGAATGGGGAATTGCAAAATATATTATTAAGTGGTGAAGAGTGCACTGTATTAGATGTTCGCGAAGCAGCGGAGTTTGCTTTTGGTCATATTTCATCCGCAATTTCGGTGCCGTTAGGTGAATTAGATAGTGCTATGTTTGACGGTGCGAAACCAATTTATGTTGTTTGCCGAACTGGTAATCGTAGTGATATAGCTTGCCAAGTGTTGAAAGAGAGAGGTTTTTTAAACGTGAAAAATGTCATTCCAGGTATGCTAGAGTGGCAAGGGAGTATGGAAAAATAA
- a CDS encoding DUF3238 domain-containing protein, whose product MTNIVKIRASVFIPMSWTEPREDVQTGNVIQFEGDSREFTPHAVNTMRSRVEQEVVVDFYKEEVFSYANTGITTEKITNPDGSVNKRTGKASTENIVCTDIVWNSEGVQFKMSASASNPLNVYAPPVDYLLTVCVKKNGSIDIQGEHDGFPCFEFYKQVDFGLFEQIYTHDFRETGDTAEALGGEMDYSFTKRL is encoded by the coding sequence ATGACGAATATCGTTAAAATTAGAGCCAGTGTATTTATTCCAATGTCTTGGACAGAACCGAGGGAGGATGTACAAACAGGGAACGTAATCCAATTCGAAGGTGATTCACGTGAATTTACACCACATGCGGTAAATACTATGCGCTCTAGAGTTGAGCAAGAGGTAGTAGTAGATTTTTATAAAGAAGAAGTGTTTTCATATGCGAACACGGGTATTACGACAGAGAAGATTACAAATCCAGATGGTTCTGTGAATAAAAGAACAGGAAAAGCGAGTACTGAAAATATTGTGTGTACTGATATTGTATGGAACTCTGAGGGTGTGCAATTCAAAATGAGTGCAAGTGCTAGTAATCCGTTAAATGTGTATGCCCCTCCTGTGGACTATTTATTAACTGTATGTGTGAAAAAGAATGGCAGTATCGATATTCAAGGAGAACATGATGGATTCCCTTGTTTCGAATTTTATAAGCAAGTAGATTTCGGTTTATTTGAACAAATTTATACACATGATTTTAGAGAAACTGGTGATACAGCTGAAGCATTAGGCGGAGAAATGGATTATAGTTTTACAAAGAGATTATAG
- a CDS encoding MarR family transcriptional regulator, which produces MTHQTLNELDLTSLLSLSFSTLITELHDKLSELGFEDIRPAHGFMFKRILPNGATGIELAEYLGVSKQAISKMVDSLENSGYVTRQTHPTDKRGKIIVLTERGLAVMKAKEEIVAEIEQRWIANIGAERMQMLKEDLTTFVTKENTGKLSSSIRPVW; this is translated from the coding sequence ATGACTCATCAAACACTTAACGAACTAGATCTTACATCACTTTTATCACTATCTTTCAGCACATTAATTACTGAACTACATGACAAATTAAGTGAGTTAGGATTTGAAGATATTAGGCCAGCGCATGGTTTTATGTTCAAACGCATCCTTCCTAATGGAGCAACCGGTATAGAACTAGCTGAATATTTAGGGGTTTCAAAACAAGCCATAAGTAAAATGGTAGATTCTCTTGAGAACAGTGGTTATGTCACGCGCCAAACGCATCCTACTGATAAAAGAGGTAAAATTATTGTTTTAACCGAGCGTGGTTTAGCAGTAATGAAAGCAAAAGAAGAAATAGTAGCTGAAATAGAACAACGATGGATTGCAAACATAGGTGCAGAACGAATGCAAATGCTTAAAGAGGATTTAACAACATTCGTTACTAAAGAAAATACAGGAAAATTATCATCGAGCATACGACCTGTTTGGTAA
- a CDS encoding MBL fold metallo-hydrolase, whose protein sequence is MSVKPLQAKDIAERVLFGELFILDVRNEADYEEWKIEGKQISSINKPYFDLLDGVEHIVDELPREKEILVVCAKEGSSQFVAEQLLDAGFNNVLYLAGGMKAWSEYVKPVKVGDVQGGGSIYQFNRLGKGCLSYMVVSKGEAAVIDAVRTIEVYEDFAKEHGVTITNVMDTHLHADHISGGRKLAEKVGGTYWLPPKDAEEVVFSYEPLVEATVITAGGTLINIDALYSPGHTIGSTSFIVDNTYLLSGDILFVDSIGRPDLAGKAEDWVGDLRNTLYTRYKELYQDLIVLPAHYSKVSEIDDRGIVSANLQDLFKENVGLNIVDEVEFRKTVTENLPPQPNAYEEIRQTNMGKIHPSVEEEQEMEIGPNRCAVHE, encoded by the coding sequence GTGAGTGTTAAACCGTTGCAAGCAAAAGATATAGCAGAGAGAGTTTTATTTGGAGAGTTGTTTATTTTAGATGTTCGTAATGAAGCGGATTATGAAGAGTGGAAAATTGAAGGGAAACAAATCTCTTCTATAAATAAACCGTATTTTGATTTATTAGATGGTGTAGAACATATTGTAGATGAATTACCGAGGGAGAAAGAGATTTTAGTTGTATGTGCGAAAGAGGGTTCTTCTCAGTTTGTCGCAGAGCAATTGTTAGATGCTGGCTTCAATAATGTTCTTTATTTAGCTGGCGGTATGAAAGCTTGGAGTGAATATGTGAAGCCAGTAAAGGTAGGGGATGTACAGGGCGGGGGAAGTATATATCAATTTAATCGTCTTGGAAAAGGATGCTTATCTTATATGGTAGTTTCAAAGGGTGAAGCAGCAGTCATTGATGCGGTGAGAACGATTGAAGTATACGAAGATTTTGCAAAAGAACACGGAGTTACTATTACTAACGTAATGGATACACATTTACATGCAGATCATATTTCTGGAGGGCGTAAGTTAGCTGAAAAGGTTGGCGGTACGTATTGGTTACCTCCAAAAGATGCAGAGGAAGTTGTTTTCTCTTACGAACCACTTGTGGAAGCAACTGTTATTACGGCGGGGGGTACTCTAATTAATATTGATGCACTATACTCACCAGGGCATACGATTGGAAGTACATCATTTATTGTAGATAATACGTATTTATTATCAGGGGACATTTTATTTGTAGATTCAATTGGTCGTCCCGATCTTGCCGGGAAGGCGGAAGACTGGGTAGGGGATTTACGAAATACTTTATATACACGTTATAAGGAATTATATCAAGATTTAATTGTTTTACCGGCTCATTATTCAAAAGTAAGTGAAATAGATGACAGAGGCATTGTGAGTGCGAATTTACAAGATCTATTTAAGGAGAATGTAGGATTAAATATTGTCGATGAGGTAGAGTTTCGTAAAACTGTGACAGAGAATTTACCACCTCAGCCGAATGCTTATGAAGAAATTCGTCAAACGAATATGGGGAAAATCCATCCGAGTGTGGAAGAAGAGCAGGAAATGGAGATTGGTCCAAATCGTTGTGCAGTTCATGAATAA
- a CDS encoding DsrE/DsrF/DrsH-like family protein has protein sequence MEEQKKTTIVLFSGDYDKAMAAYIIANGAAAYDQEVTIFHTFWGLNALRKDEHVKVKKTFIEKVFGKMMPRGADKMGLSKMNFNGIGPKMIKGIMKKHNAMPLPDLIDLAKEQGVKLVACQMTVDLLGLKEEEIMEGVEFAGVGAYLADASDGNVNLFI, from the coding sequence ATGGAAGAACAGAAGAAAACGACGATTGTTTTATTTAGTGGAGATTATGATAAAGCGATGGCAGCTTATATTATTGCAAATGGGGCAGCCGCGTACGATCAAGAGGTGACTATTTTTCATACTTTCTGGGGCTTAAATGCCCTTAGGAAAGATGAGCATGTGAAAGTAAAGAAAACGTTTATAGAGAAAGTATTTGGAAAAATGATGCCGCGCGGCGCTGATAAGATGGGATTATCAAAAATGAATTTTAATGGTATAGGGCCAAAAATGATTAAAGGTATTATGAAAAAACATAACGCAATGCCTTTGCCAGATTTAATTGATTTGGCAAAAGAACAGGGAGTTAAACTTGTAGCTTGTCAAATGACAGTAGATTTATTAGGGTTAAAAGAGGAAGAAATTATGGAAGGGGTAGAGTTTGCAGGAGTAGGTGCATATTTAGCAGATGCTTCGGATGGGAATGTGAATTTATTTATTTAA
- a CDS encoding LCP family protein — protein sequence MEQNPSLQENTRTKPKKGKKKTKIIISAILFFLIVGGGYTWFLVNKASSAVRNAAHDLARGDKSDLRDKAVKPITNNVSVLIMGVDESDVRGKEYGEAIRTDALLLATFNKDSKTVKLLSIPRDTYTYIPVEKKKDKITHAHAYGSTKNGKDGGPQASIDAVEKLTNVPVDYFVKFNFKSFMKIVDDLGGIEVDVPVEFTEQDSNDNADAIHLKKGVQKLNSEEALALARTRHVDSDAMRGQRQQLVIEAILKKLTSVGSVTKVGDIIDDINGQFVTNLTFDDMLSFYKYGADSSIEKLQIEGEDCYMAKGDDTCSKSAGGGRTYYYNPDKKELANVTNELRTHLGLPAYTKSDSDSDSKKTSSEKTKESKSENTSERESSNNETQNKNKNNSEDTETSSNDNE from the coding sequence ATGGAGCAAAACCCATCTTTGCAAGAAAATACACGAACTAAACCGAAAAAAGGTAAGAAAAAAACAAAAATTATTATAAGCGCTATTTTATTCTTTTTAATAGTAGGTGGCGGTTATACTTGGTTTTTAGTAAATAAAGCATCTTCTGCTGTTCGAAATGCCGCTCACGATTTAGCGCGCGGTGATAAATCTGATTTACGTGATAAAGCTGTAAAACCTATTACGAATAATGTATCTGTCTTAATTATGGGTGTTGATGAAAGTGATGTCCGCGGGAAAGAATATGGTGAAGCTATAAGAACGGATGCACTATTACTTGCAACTTTTAATAAAGATAGCAAAACTGTAAAGCTATTAAGTATTCCACGAGACACATATACTTATATTCCAGTGGAAAAGAAAAAAGATAAAATTACACACGCTCATGCATACGGTTCTACTAAAAACGGAAAAGATGGTGGACCACAAGCAAGCATTGATGCAGTTGAAAAATTAACGAATGTTCCTGTCGATTACTTCGTAAAGTTTAACTTTAAATCATTTATGAAAATCGTTGATGATTTAGGTGGCATTGAAGTCGATGTTCCAGTTGAATTTACTGAACAAGATAGCAACGATAATGCTGATGCGATTCACCTGAAAAAAGGTGTTCAAAAGTTAAATAGTGAAGAAGCTCTTGCTCTTGCTAGAACACGACACGTTGATAGTGATGCGATGCGTGGTCAACGTCAGCAACTCGTTATCGAAGCCATTTTAAAGAAACTAACAAGCGTTGGATCCGTAACAAAAGTTGGTGACATCATTGATGATATTAACGGACAATTCGTTACAAACTTAACATTCGACGATATGCTTTCATTCTATAAATATGGAGCAGATTCTTCAATTGAGAAATTACAAATTGAAGGTGAAGACTGTTACATGGCAAAAGGTGATGATACATGTAGTAAGTCAGCTGGTGGTGGCCGAACTTACTACTACAATCCAGATAAAAAAGAATTAGCTAATGTTACAAACGAACTTCGTACTCACCTTGGATTACCTGCATATACAAAATCTGATTCTGATTCTGATTCGAAAAAAACAAGCTCAGAGAAAACAAAAGAATCTAAGTCTGAAAATACGAGTGAACGCGAATCAAGTAACAATGAAACTCAAAATAAGAATAAAAATAACAGTGAAGATACAGAAACATCGTCTAATGACAATGAATAA
- a CDS encoding sulfite exporter TauE/SafE family protein: MSLTVLLFIIGFIGSFISGMVGIGGAIINYPMILYIPVLLGFAGYTSHEVSGITAIQVFFATFAGAWAYRKSNDMDKTLVVYMGTSILLGSFVGSFSANLLNEHAVNVVYTLLATIAAIMMFIPKRSNCKGTEGITYNKWLASLLAFSVGSVSGIIGAGGAFLLVPIMLVVLKLPIRTTIATSIAITFISSIGITTGKVITGQIVVIPALIVAIASLFAAPLGVRVGKRVNQKVLQYVLSILIVGTAIKMWIDMILK; the protein is encoded by the coding sequence ATGAGTTTAACAGTACTACTTTTTATTATTGGGTTTATAGGGTCATTTATTTCAGGAATGGTTGGGATTGGCGGTGCAATTATTAATTATCCGATGATCTTATACATTCCAGTATTGCTAGGATTTGCTGGATATACATCACATGAAGTGAGTGGTATTACAGCGATTCAAGTATTCTTTGCAACTTTTGCAGGCGCGTGGGCGTATAGGAAAAGTAACGATATGGATAAAACTTTAGTTGTGTATATGGGAACTAGTATATTATTAGGAAGCTTTGTAGGTAGCTTTAGTGCGAATCTATTAAATGAGCATGCTGTAAACGTTGTTTACACATTACTAGCTACTATTGCGGCTATTATGATGTTTATACCAAAGCGAAGCAATTGTAAGGGGACAGAAGGAATTACGTACAATAAGTGGCTCGCTAGTTTGCTAGCGTTTAGTGTAGGAAGTGTTTCCGGCATTATTGGGGCTGGTGGTGCATTTCTTTTAGTACCGATTATGCTAGTAGTTTTAAAACTACCGATACGTACAACAATAGCAACATCTATCGCTATTACTTTTATTTCCTCGATAGGAATTACTACTGGGAAAGTGATTACTGGACAAATAGTTGTTATTCCGGCTCTTATAGTTGCGATAGCAAGTTTATTTGCCGCTCCTCTTGGAGTGAGAGTAGGGAAGAGAGTGAATCAAAAAGTTTTGCAGTATGTATTATCTATTTTAATTGTAGGAACTGCGATAAAGATGTGGATCGATATGATATTGAAGTAA
- a CDS encoding nitroreductase family protein, with the protein MTTYTSIANVIKERRSVRTFTNKAVEKELLIELLNDATWAPNHKHREPWNCKLYIGEGRQKLVDAVLNSFTEEERAKRGKILSDRFLSTPAQIVVYIDEDPRQIPRDEDYAATCAFMQNFQLLAWERGLGCVWKSGGLNYNPLFIEGIGLTRGQRIIGILHIGYFDKAPEGKARTPITEKMEIIEG; encoded by the coding sequence ATGACTACATATACTTCCATCGCAAATGTTATTAAAGAAAGACGCTCTGTTCGTACATTTACAAATAAAGCAGTAGAAAAAGAGCTATTAATTGAACTATTAAACGACGCAACATGGGCACCGAATCATAAACATCGTGAGCCATGGAATTGTAAATTATATATTGGAGAAGGCCGTCAGAAATTAGTAGACGCAGTATTAAACTCTTTCACAGAAGAAGAAAGAGCGAAACGCGGCAAGATTTTATCTGATCGTTTCTTAAGCACACCTGCACAAATCGTTGTTTACATTGATGAAGATCCGCGTCAAATTCCACGTGACGAAGATTACGCTGCAACATGTGCATTTATGCAAAACTTCCAATTACTTGCTTGGGAACGCGGCTTAGGGTGCGTTTGGAAATCAGGTGGATTAAACTACAATCCACTATTTATAGAAGGAATCGGTTTAACAAGAGGTCAACGCATCATTGGAATTCTTCATATCGGCTATTTCGATAAAGCACCAGAAGGAAAAGCTCGTACACCGATTACGGAGAAGATGGAGATTATTGAAGGTTAA
- a CDS encoding DUF3238 domain-containing protein → MVNIVKIRGSVFAPYTSLKPIQDPATGRVFEYAGDAREFTPYAVNTKRSRLEQEVVVDFYKREIFTYADACIVTVKITNPDGSIEYQKGETSTENIACTNIVWSEDEVSFEMRASASNPLNAAAPAADYFLTIRVNESGTVHVEGAHDGFPCYEFYKQIDFGLFELIYTHDFRKTDDTPAALAGEMEYSFKTKI, encoded by the coding sequence ATGGTTAATATCGTTAAAATTAGAGGGAGTGTATTTGCACCATATACATCGCTGAAACCTATTCAGGATCCTGCAACAGGAAGAGTGTTTGAATATGCCGGAGATGCACGTGAGTTTACACCATACGCTGTAAATACAAAGCGTTCAAGATTAGAACAAGAAGTGGTTGTTGATTTTTATAAAAGAGAAATTTTCACATATGCAGATGCTTGTATCGTTACTGTGAAAATTACAAATCCAGATGGTTCAATTGAGTATCAAAAAGGAGAAACAAGTACAGAAAACATTGCATGTACAAATATTGTATGGAGTGAAGATGAAGTTTCATTTGAAATGAGAGCAAGTGCAAGTAATCCGCTAAACGCGGCAGCACCTGCAGCTGATTATTTTTTGACTATACGAGTTAATGAAAGTGGTACTGTGCATGTTGAAGGTGCACATGATGGTTTCCCTTGTTATGAATTTTATAAACAAATAGACTTTGGTTTATTTGAATTAATATATACACATGATTTCAGGAAAACGGATGATACCCCAGCAGCACTAGCTGGAGAAATGGAATATAGCTTTAAAACGAAAATCTAG